From one Oncorhynchus clarkii lewisi isolate Uvic-CL-2024 chromosome 6, UVic_Ocla_1.0, whole genome shotgun sequence genomic stretch:
- the LOC139411298 gene encoding potassium voltage-gated channel subfamily A member 1-like, whose translation MEFAMIGSDNGCKTRLPYGYARAREREHERERQVQQATAAAEGAAIGEGGESSGHLLNNHQQHQSRTASSSNANNSSGSTVSRPSSSQQPQQHHHESEQQVLRERKKQRGVGRWRRSRQTLGGDLRHSELALLGSEEDMIEEDEAEGGEEEDGGSKSSSFLCNMDDEETVSLTDRRPQSGYEHVYSEYGCCERVVINVSGLKFETQLKTLTQFPDTLLGDPDKRIRYFDPLRNEYFFDRNRPSFDAILYYYQSGGRLKRPQNVPFDIFSEEVKFYELGEEAMLKFREDEGFVKEEEKPLPEDEFKRQVWLLFEYPESSQPARGIAVVSVLVIVISIVIFCMETLPEFRDEKEYLKPRDNSTEPHGQTPFNDPFFIVETVCIIWFSFEIIVRFFASPSKTDFFKNIMNTIDIVSILPYFITLGTDLAQQQGKGDQAMSFAILRIIRLVRVFRIFKLSRHSKGLQILGHTLRASMRELALLIFFLVIGVILFSSAVYFAEADEPASQFTSIPDAFWWAVVTMTTVGYGDMKPITVGGKIVGSLCAIAGVLTIALPVPVIVSNFNYFYHRETDNEADSPPVVETPPPACPYFPNFLKMFKGSPSGSSLGDKAEYMEMEEGVTESLCGVDKSPSKGNGTDIGRKNSTCSKSQQTDV comes from the coding sequence ATGGAGTTTGCCATGATAGGTTCAGATAATGGATGCAAAACTCGACTGCCTTACGGGTATGCTCGCGCACGGGAAAGGGAGCacgaaagggagagacaggtacAACAGGCAACAGCCGCTGCTGAAGGTGCAGCaattggagagggaggggagtccTCTGGCCATCTCCTTAACAACCACCAGCAGCATCAGTCTCGCACCGCCTCCTCATCAAATGCCAACAACAGTAGCGGCAGTACCGTCTCGCGCCCCTCCTCCTCGCAACAGCCACAGCAGCACCACCATGAGTCTGAGCAGCAGGTTCTCAGAGAAAGGAAAAAGCAACGCGGCGTAGGACGTTGGAGAAGGAGTCGCCAGACTCTCGGTGGGGACTTGCGCCACTCGGAGTTGGCGCTACTTGGATCCGAGGAGGATATGATAGAGGAGGACGAGGCGGAAGGCGGAGAAGAGGAGGACGGGGGAAGCAAGAGTTCCAGTTTTCTCTGTAATATGGATGATGAAGAGACTGTCTCACTCACAGATAGACGTCCCCAATCAGGGTACGAACATGTTTACAGTGAGTATGGGTGCTGTGAAAGAGTTGTTATTAATGTGTCCGGACTAAAGTTTGAAACTCAACTTAAGACTCTCACACAGTTTCCTGACACTCTTTTGGGAGACCCGGACAAACGAATCAGGTACTTCGACCCTCTAAGGAACGAATATTTTTTTGACAGGAACCGACCAAGCTTCGATGCCATTCTTTATTATTACCAGTCGGGGGGGCGATTGAAGAGACCGCAAAATGTACCTTTTGACATCTTCTCTGAGGAGGTGAAATTCTATGAACTTGGGGAGGAGGCAATGCTGAAGTTTCGGGAGGATGAGGGTTTTGTCAAAGAGGAAGAGAAACCCTTACCAGAGGACGAGTTCAAACGCCAAGTTTGGCTTCTTTTTGAATACCCAGAGAGCTCACAACCTGCGAGAGGGATTGCAGTCGTGTCCGTTTTAGTCATTGTTATATCAATAGTCATTTTCTGTATGGAAACGTTGCCAGAGTTCAGGGACGAAAAAGAATACCTTAAACCACGAGATAATTCGACAGAACCCCATGGGCAGACCCCTTTTAACGACCCATTTTTCATTGTGGAGACGGTATGCATTATTTGGTTTTCATTTGAGATTATTGTGCGCTTCTTTGCAAGTCCAAGTAAAACGGATTTCTTTAAAAACATTATGAATACTATAGACATTGTATCCATTTTGCCTTATTTCATCACGCTCGGCACAGATCTTGCTCAACAGCAAGGCAAAGGGGACCAGGCAATGAGTTTTGCAATCTTGAGAATAATCCGCCTTGTCAGAGTCTTTCGCATCTTTAAACTCTCCAGGCACTCCAAAGGACTGCAGATCCTCGGACATACCCTCCGTGCCAGTATGAGGGAACTAGCGCTTCTGATTTTCTTCCTCGTTATTGGTGTCATTTTGTTCTCAAGTGCAGTGTACTTCGCCGAGGCAGACGAACCCGCGTCTCAATTCACAAGTATTCCCGACGCTTTTTGGTGGGCTGTCGTCACTATGACCACGGTCGGATATGGAGACATGAAACCAATAACTGTCGGCGGGAAGATAGTTGGCTCGCTCTGTGCCATAGCGGGTGTGTTAACCATAGCTCTTCCAGTGCCCGTCATTGTATCCAACTTCAATTACTTCTACCACAGGGAGACTGATAATGAAGCAGACTCGCCACCGGTTGTTGAAACCCCACCACCTGCCTGCCCCTATTTCCCCAACTTTCTAAAAATGTTTAAAGGTTCCCCCTCAGGCTCTTCGCTGGGTGATAAAGCGGAGTACATGGAGATGGAAGAGGGGGTAACGGAGTCGCTGTGTGGGGTGGACAAAAGCCCGAGTAAAGGAAATGGGACAGACATTGGCAGGAAAAACAGTACATGTTCAAAGTCACAACAGACTGATGTgtga